A stretch of the Corylus avellana chromosome ca6, CavTom2PMs-1.0 genome encodes the following:
- the LOC132184593 gene encoding shikimate kinase 3, chloroplastic-like, translating to MEATCGAALRLSTLITGLQPNVALVPLNQRGWKEYMTKRCDFRLKSVCTRQRRFDFGLLSHSCNHSHVLESENSYASFDEDWLLKNKAQEVTSYLNGRSIFLVGMMGSGKTTVGRILSEALGYSFTDSDRSVELAMGGTSVAQIFEQCGEGFFRDHESEALRKLSLVPRQIVSTGGGAVVRPINWKYMRQGITVFLDVPLDALARRIAAVGTDSRPLLNFDSGDAYTKAFVGLFTLTKKRSEAYADADVTVSLLDLAANLRLEDVSDITPTVIAIEVLTQIEKFLGGKSGRALRLYP from the exons ATGGAGGCGACGTGTGGTGCAGCGCTGCGATTATCTACGCTAATAACCGGTTTGCAGCCAAATGTGGCGCTGGTGCCGTTGAATCAGAGAGGCTGGAAAGAATATATGACAAAGAGATGTGATTTTCGGCTGAAAAGCGTGTGCACGCGCCAGAGACGGTTCGATTTTGGACTACTTTCACACTCTTGTAATCATTCACACG TACTGGAATCTGAAAACTCTTATGCTTCTTTTGACGAGGACTGGTTGTTAAAG AACAAGGCACAGGAGGTCACTTCATACTTAAATGGGCGCTCTATATTTCTTGTTG GAATGATGGGCTCTGGAAAAACAACAGTGGGCCGGATCTTGTCAGAAGCATTAGGGTATTCTTTTACAGACAG TGACAGATCTGTTGAACTGGCTATGGGTGGAACTTCTGTGGCTCAAATCTTTGAACAGTGTGGTGAGGGCTTCTTCAGAGATCATGAG agtGAGGCATTGCGGAAATTGTCTTTAGTGCCCAGGCAAATTGTTTCCACTGGAGGTGGTGCAGTGGTTCGCCCTATCAACTG gAAATACATGAGGCAGGGGATCACTGTCTTTTTAGATGTACCTCTTGATGCCTTGGCAAGGAGGATTGCTGCAGTGGGAACTGATTCTCGCCCtctcttgaattttgattcaggAGATGCTTACACAAAG GCTTTTGTTGGACTGTTTACCCTTACCAAGAAGAGATCCGAGGCATATGCCGATGCTGATGTTACAGTTTCCCTTCTAG ATCTTGCAGCCAACCTGCGTCTTGAAGATGTGTCTGATATCACGCCAACTGTCATTGCAATTGAG GTACTCAcacaaattgagaaatttttagGGGGTAAAAGTGGCAGGGCTCTCCGATTGTATCCTTAA